The following DNA comes from Burkholderia stabilis.
CGCAACGATCGGCCGGCGAATCCGCTACACGGCTTGCCGATTGGCGGGTTCCACCCAAGACATGCCAGCCGCCCGACAAGGGCTGGCGGCGGGATCGTCATTAACGCGGATAGCGTCTCCGCAACGCGGAAAACGATGCACGCTGCCGTCCGGCGACGGACTCGATCGCATCCAGGGCAGCGGCCCCTTTGCGAATCGCCAGCCACAGCCGGTCGAATCCTGCACGGAGGAATGCAGTGCGCTTGAACTCGCCGATCGTATGCGGCACGCGTATGTCGGCGACATCGTCGTGATCGCGTATCGCGATGGCGAAGCCATTCCGATTAGCCTCGTGACCGACCTCGATCTGGCGATCGAGATGATGGCCCGCGGCGACGATCGTGGCGACGTGATGGCCGGTCAAATCATGTCGCGGGGCCTCGTCGTCGTGTCCGACAACGACGAAATCGCCGTCGCACTCGAGGAGATGCGCGGGTCGGGCATTCGGAGATTGCTGGT
Coding sequences within:
- a CDS encoding CBS domain-containing protein, with amino-acid sequence MQGSGPFANRQPQPVESCTEECSALELADRMRHAYVGDIVVIAYRDGEAIPISLVTDLDLAIEMMARGDDRGDVMAGQIMSRGLVVVSDNDEIAVALEEMRGSGIRRLLVVVDDSRLIGIAARDDIVEYLAGLLGGVAAVATRQLIEELRLRA